A genomic window from Chloroflexota bacterium includes:
- a CDS encoding NifB/NifX family molybdenum-iron cluster-binding protein — protein sequence MKLAISSLDGKIDTELSSRFARCDYFIFFDTETRDWEARPNPAAAARGGAGAQVVQFLSNSGVEATISGRYGPTAFSALDVAGIQAFVADSGTPEELLDRFLAGQLEQVNAATGPELHH from the coding sequence ATGAAACTGGCGATTTCTTCACTTGATGGAAAAATCGACACTGAACTTAGCTCCCGATTTGCGCGCTGCGATTACTTTATCTTTTTCGACACGGAGACCCGGGATTGGGAAGCCAGACCCAACCCTGCCGCTGCGGCCCGGGGGGGAGCTGGCGCTCAGGTGGTTCAGTTCCTCTCGAATAGCGGCGTTGAAGCTACAATCAGCGGACGTTATGGCCCCACGGCTTTCTCCGCGCTCGATGTGGCCGGCATTCAGGCCTTTGTCGCAGATAGCGGTACGCCGGAAGAGCTGCTCGACAGATTCCTGGCTGGTCAGCTGGAACAGGTCAACGCTGCTACCGGTCCAGAACTCCATCATTGA
- a CDS encoding ATP-binding protein: MIIAVASGKGGTGKTTVATALAQALAHADISVSCLDCDVEGPNAHIFIRPTLDHHKNVDLLIPEVDADLCNGCGKCAEVCQFHAIVVLGGQTLVFPELCHGCGSCTLVCPEKAITEVPRTLGILEGGLSPDGINFGHGLLNVGEPMAVPVITQLKSWRDYMDAEVVILDSPPGASCPVVESVRGADFVLLVTEPTPFGLHDLRQAYELTQEVDIPAGLIINRDGIGDPGVDVYCQEVGLPVLMKIPLEREIGQGIAQGKTLLEIHPEYQDAFQTLYAQIADLAANGGDR, encoded by the coding sequence ATGATAATTGCAGTTGCCAGCGGGAAAGGTGGCACCGGTAAAACGACCGTTGCCACCGCTCTCGCTCAAGCCCTTGCCCACGCAGATATTTCTGTATCCTGTTTGGATTGTGATGTCGAAGGGCCGAACGCCCACATCTTCATTCGGCCCACGCTGGATCACCATAAGAACGTTGATTTACTGATCCCGGAGGTGGATGCCGATCTGTGCAACGGTTGCGGAAAATGCGCGGAAGTCTGTCAATTTCACGCCATTGTCGTGCTGGGCGGGCAAACGCTCGTTTTCCCGGAATTGTGTCATGGCTGCGGCAGTTGCACCTTGGTGTGCCCTGAAAAGGCAATCACCGAAGTGCCACGAACGCTGGGCATTTTAGAAGGTGGGCTTTCCCCCGATGGGATCAACTTCGGGCATGGCTTGCTCAACGTGGGCGAACCGATGGCCGTCCCGGTCATCACGCAGCTAAAATCGTGGCGCGATTACATGGATGCTGAGGTTGTGATATTGGATTCGCCTCCCGGCGCATCCTGCCCGGTGGTTGAATCTGTTCGCGGGGCAGATTTTGTGCTCCTGGTCACCGAGCCGACCCCTTTTGGACTGCACGACCTGCGTCAGGCGTATGAATTGACACAGGAAGTGGATATCCCCGCTGGCCTGATTATCAACCGTGATGGAATCGGCGATCCCGGCGTTGATGTCTACTGCCAGGAAGTTGGGCTGCCCGTTTTGATGAAAATACCGCTCGAACGGGAAATCGGACAGGGAATAGCTCAAGGAAAAACGCTGCTGGAAATCCATCCGGAATACCAGGATGCCTTTCAGACGTTGTACGCGCAGATTGCGGATTTGGCTGCAAATGGGGGTGACCGGTGA